One stretch of Candidatus Saccharibacteria bacterium oral taxon 488 DNA includes these proteins:
- a CDS encoding peptide ABC transporter substrate-binding protein: MDTKKSSWKKFLRLDFTTKDLDGRAQKLTKTTLRHAHTFISLRLEHLAGVKRHVLGWIFLVILLITISMVQWLSFRELYAHNAPARGGSYSEGVLGPLETLNPIFARSSAEKSAARLMFASLYNYDTTGHIKGDLAESVTVNEAETEYTVKLRRNLKWSDGAPLDARDVVFTVNLLKDARTQAAITGWQSINVKQVDERTVQFTLPAPYAPFMHALTFPILPQHSLSEVNPAELREHGYGKSPVTSGPFAMRILQNANADGSKKVLHLVANSQYHHGEPKLDRFQLYVYPTRDEITKGLKTSEIMATPELSYTAQSEQIRHMYASQSYAINDGVYALFNTQSEVVSSRKVRQALVQSINTQALREKFAFARKPLHGPIFDDQVDGQLAGRLPYDTEAAKKLLDEEGWKVVGNQRKKGEQVLQLSFVTLKGSDFETIARELVKVWQETLHITVDLRVVDPNDASQNVLQSVLRPRGFDVLLYELVLGGDADVFAYWHSSQANQGGLNFANYNSAVADDALAAGRTKQSAKQRVSKYQAFTRHWQSDVPALALYQVQLDYIHLRSVSALDKSMRLVYPTDRFADVIYWTVRRESVYKTP, from the coding sequence TTGGACACAAAAAAATCATCTTGGAAAAAATTTCTGCGGCTGGACTTCACAACGAAAGACCTCGATGGACGGGCGCAGAAACTAACCAAGACGACCCTGCGTCACGCGCATACGTTTATCTCCTTGCGCCTCGAACATTTGGCTGGAGTCAAGCGGCATGTCCTGGGGTGGATCTTTCTGGTTATTCTATTGATTACCATCAGTATGGTGCAGTGGCTGTCATTTCGTGAATTGTATGCTCATAACGCACCGGCCAGGGGTGGGTCGTACTCAGAGGGTGTATTGGGGCCGTTAGAGACGCTTAATCCGATCTTTGCTCGTAGTAGTGCCGAAAAGTCAGCGGCCCGACTGATGTTTGCGAGTCTTTATAATTATGATACGACCGGACATATCAAAGGGGACCTCGCTGAGTCGGTCACAGTCAATGAGGCCGAGACTGAGTACACGGTCAAATTGCGCCGTAATCTCAAGTGGTCAGATGGAGCGCCACTGGATGCTCGCGACGTGGTGTTTACGGTTAATTTACTCAAGGATGCACGGACACAAGCAGCGATTACCGGCTGGCAGTCGATCAACGTCAAGCAGGTTGACGAGCGGACAGTGCAATTTACCCTGCCGGCCCCGTACGCACCATTTATGCATGCGCTCACCTTTCCGATTTTGCCTCAACACAGTCTCAGTGAAGTTAATCCGGCCGAGCTCCGCGAGCATGGTTATGGTAAGTCGCCCGTGACCTCTGGGCCGTTTGCTATGCGGATTCTACAGAATGCCAATGCTGATGGGTCGAAAAAAGTGCTTCACCTCGTGGCTAACTCGCAGTATCATCATGGCGAGCCAAAGCTGGATCGCTTTCAGCTGTATGTATACCCGACGCGGGACGAGATCACCAAGGGCCTCAAGACAAGCGAAATTATGGCAACACCGGAATTATCTTATACGGCACAGTCGGAGCAGATTCGCCACATGTACGCATCGCAGTCGTATGCGATTAACGATGGTGTCTACGCACTGTTTAATACCCAAAGCGAAGTAGTGAGCTCGCGCAAAGTTCGGCAAGCACTGGTCCAATCGATTAATACCCAGGCGCTGCGCGAGAAGTTTGCCTTTGCGAGGAAGCCGCTACATGGCCCAATTTTTGACGACCAAGTGGACGGGCAACTAGCTGGCCGTCTGCCGTATGACACAGAAGCAGCGAAAAAATTACTGGATGAAGAAGGATGGAAGGTAGTCGGTAATCAACGTAAAAAGGGTGAGCAAGTTTTGCAATTGTCGTTCGTGACGCTCAAGGGCTCTGATTTTGAAACTATTGCGCGTGAACTCGTAAAAGTCTGGCAGGAAACGCTGCATATCACCGTTGACTTGCGGGTGGTTGATCCAAATGATGCCTCGCAGAACGTTTTGCAGTCCGTCCTGCGGCCGCGCGGTTTTGATGTGCTATTGTACGAGTTGGTGCTGGGCGGTGACGCCGATGTCTTTGCCTACTGGCATTCGTCACAGGCCAATCAAGGCGGCCTCAATTTTGCTAACTATAACAGCGCGGTGGCCGATGATGCCCTCGCGGCTGGTCGCACCAAACAAAGCGCCAAGCAACGAGTTAGCAAATACCAAGCGTTTACCAGGCATTGGCAGTCCGATGTGCCGGCCCTCGCACTATATCAAGTACAACTGGATTACATTCATTTGCGTTCCGTGTCGGCGCTTGATAAGTCAATGCGGTTGGTATATCCCACCGATCGGTTTGCCGACGTGATCTACTGGACAGTTCGCCGTGAATCCGTTTACAAAACACCGTAA
- the secG gene encoding preprotein translocase subunit SecG — protein sequence MSLDTILPYVTLGSAVLMIIAILLQQRGASLGAGFGSSGELFTTRRGFDKNLFDVTIVFAVVFVLSILASLVLPSLKG from the coding sequence ATGTCACTTGATACTATTTTGCCGTATGTCACATTAGGATCAGCCGTTTTGATGATCATTGCCATATTGTTGCAGCAGCGTGGTGCTAGCCTGGGTGCAGGATTTGGCTCGTCGGGCGAACTGTTCACCACGCGGCGAGGTTTTGACAAGAACTTGTTTGATGTGACTATTGTGTTTGCTGTTGTGTTCGTGCTGTCGATCTTGGCGAGTTTGGTGTTGCCGAGTCTGAAGGGCTAG
- a CDS encoding phage holin family protein, whose amino-acid sequence MRRQFAIFFVRWVLNSVGIWVAVRLLGTSEPVVETTATFVIAGLIFSIVNSILKPIVVILSLPAILLTLGLFTLVVNGIMVYISLALAPGLSMSFGSSILAGIILSLVNYIVSSAFVIKPAPE is encoded by the coding sequence ATGAGACGACAATTTGCAATATTTTTTGTTAGGTGGGTACTTAATTCTGTTGGTATCTGGGTGGCGGTGCGGCTTCTCGGGACGAGTGAGCCAGTGGTTGAGACGACGGCAACGTTTGTCATCGCCGGTTTAATCTTTTCGATCGTCAACTCTATCTTAAAACCGATCGTTGTCATCTTGTCGCTACCGGCGATCTTACTGACGCTCGGTTTATTTACGCTGGTGGTTAATGGCATCATGGTGTATATATCGTTGGCACTGGCGCCGGGATTATCCATGAGTTTTGGCTCGTCAATTCTTGCCGGAATCATACTCAGTCTGGTAAACTATATAGTAAGTAGCGCCTTCGTTATCAAGCCGGCGCCAGAATAA
- a CDS encoding ABC transporter permease, with the protein MRSLLFAKRCTKEAVRDPINLFFGLVFPLVLLGLLSIINASIPAKANNTMFAIKNLAPGIAMFGTAFLALFSGMLLAKDRTSSFLMRLFTSPMTARDFIIGYTIPMIIIATMQAVITLVIACFIGLDFSVHILGAIVITTVTSLLFVGCGLFFGSLINERAVGGICGALLTNVAGWLSGVFVPVDLIGGGFKMVAEALPFYHSVAAIKGSIEGNWQVITPHLLIVLCYTTVIFTLAIYIFRRKMTGRNT; encoded by the coding sequence ATGAGATCATTACTATTTGCTAAACGCTGTACAAAAGAAGCTGTACGCGATCCGATCAATCTATTCTTTGGATTGGTCTTTCCGCTCGTTTTACTTGGACTGCTCTCTATTATAAACGCCAGCATTCCCGCCAAAGCCAATAATACTATGTTTGCTATCAAAAATTTGGCACCAGGTATCGCAATGTTCGGTACGGCATTCCTAGCACTATTCTCAGGTATGCTCCTAGCAAAAGACCGAACGTCATCATTCCTGATGCGTCTGTTTACCTCGCCTATGACAGCCCGAGATTTTATCATTGGATACACAATTCCGATGATTATCATTGCTACCATGCAGGCAGTGATTACCCTCGTTATCGCCTGCTTTATCGGGCTCGACTTTTCAGTACACATTCTTGGGGCAATCGTTATTACAACGGTAACGTCGCTTCTGTTTGTTGGATGTGGGTTATTCTTCGGCAGTCTCATTAACGAACGAGCAGTTGGCGGCATATGCGGCGCCCTGCTCACCAATGTCGCTGGCTGGCTGTCGGGCGTATTTGTCCCGGTCGATCTCATCGGCGGTGGCTTTAAAATGGTTGCGGAAGCACTGCCATTTTACCACAGTGTTGCCGCCATTAAAGGCAGCATTGAGGGGAATTGGCAAGTCATCACACCACATCTACTGATTGTTTTGTGTTATACCACCGTTATCTTTACACTCGCTATCTATATCTTTCGGCGAAAGATGACCGGGCGAAACACCTGA